One window of the Tissierella sp. genome contains the following:
- a CDS encoding lysophospholipid acyltransferase family protein — protein sequence MHLYFFIKRVANVLFRLIFRIEVFGKDNITKEGRVILCSNHINNLDPFLLSIIFPRQIFWMAKRQLFKFKLIAYLLNKLGVFPVDRDEADLSAIKNSLKVLKKENVLGIFPEGTRVKEINLENAKPGIALISIKAQAPILPVYIDGNYRLFSKIRVYIGESIDFSNSYGKKLTTEDYKSYSKDILKAIYSIKYKEGEV from the coding sequence ATGCACCTATATTTTTTCATAAAAAGGGTAGCTAATGTTTTGTTTAGGCTAATATTTAGGATTGAAGTTTTTGGAAAGGATAATATTACAAAAGAAGGAAGAGTAATATTATGTTCAAATCACATAAATAATTTAGATCCTTTTTTATTATCTATTATTTTTCCTAGACAAATTTTTTGGATGGCAAAGCGACAGCTTTTTAAATTTAAATTAATTGCTTATCTTTTAAATAAATTGGGAGTATTTCCAGTGGACCGAGATGAAGCTGACTTATCTGCAATTAAAAATTCTTTAAAAGTTCTTAAGAAAGAAAATGTTTTAGGAATTTTCCCTGAAGGAACAAGGGTAAAAGAAATTAATTTAGAAAATGCTAAACCAGGTATAGCACTAATAAGTATAAAAGCTCAGGCGCCTATTTTGCCTGTATATATAGATGGAAATTATAGACTATTTAGTAAAATTAGAGTTTATATTGGTGAATCAATTGATTTTTCTAATAGCTATGGTAAAAAATTAACTACAGAAGATTACAAGTCATATAGCAAAGATATATTAAAGGCTATATATTCTATTAAATATAAAGAGGGTGAAGTATAG
- a CDS encoding 4Fe-4S binding protein yields MPTKTEKSLTVDKKWCKGCGICVAFCPKNVLEIKDGKVNIKDLDACIQCGQCELRCPDFAIYLGGK; encoded by the coding sequence TTGCCAACAAAGACAGAAAAATCTCTTACAGTTGATAAAAAATGGTGTAAAGGTTGTGGGATCTGTGTTGCATTTTGTCCTAAAAATGTACTTGAAATAAAAGATGGGAAGGTTAATATTAAAGATTTAGATGCATGCATTCAATGTGGACAATGTGAACTTAGATGTCCTGATTTTGCAATTTATTTAGGGGGTAAATAA
- the aroH gene encoding chorismate mutase: MSILSIRGATTVPENSVSAILDSTKELLIEIEKANNINKDKVISIIFSCTSDLDKVYPAKAARELGYIHAGLMCFNEMFVENSLNMCIRIMILCDLNIEQKDIEHIYLKEAMILRPDLINKNFKYNLL, translated from the coding sequence ATGAGTATTTTAAGCATAAGGGGAGCTACAACTGTTCCCGAAAATTCGGTTTCTGCCATTCTAGATAGTACTAAGGAATTATTAATTGAAATTGAGAAAGCAAATAATATAAATAAAGATAAAGTTATTAGTATTATCTTTTCATGTACTTCAGATTTGGATAAGGTTTATCCTGCTAAAGCTGCACGAGAATTAGGTTATATACATGCTGGATTAATGTGCTTTAATGAAATGTTTGTTGAAAATAGTCTCAATATGTGTATTAGAATAATGATCCTTTGTGATTTAAATATTGAACAAAAAGACATTGAACATATTTATTTAAAAGAGGCAATGATATTAAGGCCTGATCTAATAAATAAAAATTTTAAATATAATTTATTGTAA
- a CDS encoding 2-oxoacid:acceptor oxidoreductase family protein, translating into MSRQELRLTGSGGQGLILAGIILAEAALYDGLNVVQSQSYGPEARGGASKAEVIISKDKINYPKVNECDIMLALTQDACGKYINSLKSGGILIIDKSLAEKPKRDDIKIFSVPIIETAMDKLGKPMVANIVALGSIYELTKVVSKESLEKAVCDRVPRGTEELNKKALEEGFMLIKNHKEDCYGDVC; encoded by the coding sequence ATGTCACGTCAAGAATTAAGATTAACAGGTTCTGGAGGTCAAGGACTTATATTAGCCGGAATTATATTAGCTGAAGCAGCATTATATGATGGATTGAATGTAGTTCAGTCTCAATCCTATGGTCCTGAAGCTAGAGGAGGAGCTAGTAAAGCAGAAGTAATAATAAGTAAAGATAAAATTAATTACCCAAAAGTCAATGAATGTGATATTATGCTTGCACTTACACAAGATGCATGTGGCAAATATATAAATTCATTGAAATCAGGTGGCATATTAATAATTGATAAATCATTAGCTGAAAAACCTAAAAGAGATGATATTAAAATATTTTCTGTGCCAATTATTGAGACTGCTATGGATAAGTTAGGAAAACCAATGGTTGCGAATATTGTAGCTTTGGGAAGTATATATGAGCTTACGAAAGTAGTTAGCAAGGAATCCCTTGAGAAAGCAGTGTGTGATAGAGTTCCAAGAGGTACTGAAGAGCTTAATAAAAAAGCACTAGAGGAAGGATTTATGTTAATTAAAAACCATAAGGAAGATTGTTATGGAGATGTATGTTGA
- a CDS encoding 2-oxoacid:acceptor oxidoreductase subunit alpha, whose amino-acid sequence MSEKTIRLMQGNEACVEGALAAGMKFYAGYPITPSTEIAEISAERLPKIGGKFIQMEDEIAGISAIIGAALSGEKAMTATSGPGFSLKQEGIGYAIITETPCVIVNVQRGGPSTGLPTAPAQGEIMQARWGTHGDHSIIALYPWSVKEIYTTTIKAFNLAEKYRTPVILLMDEVIGHMREKIDFSEVNDIEIVNRKKPTCAPEEYKAYKVQEGDIVPEMAGFGEGYRFHVTGLVHGESGFPSGNEKIAESLINRLIDKIEDNVDDIVEVQEYLIDDADVAIVAFGSTARSSKSAVDTLRSEGIKAGLFRPITIWPLAEKQLINLSKKVKRIVVVEMNMGQYFLEVDRVAGKYTKVEKYNRVNGELITPEEIISFVKEV is encoded by the coding sequence ATGTCTGAAAAAACAATTAGATTGATGCAAGGGAATGAAGCCTGTGTTGAGGGTGCACTAGCTGCAGGTATGAAGTTTTATGCAGGATATCCTATTACACCATCTACTGAAATTGCAGAGATTTCGGCAGAGAGGTTACCAAAAATTGGTGGTAAGTTTATTCAAATGGAAGATGAAATCGCAGGTATTTCTGCAATTATTGGTGCTGCTTTATCTGGAGAAAAGGCTATGACTGCTACTAGTGGACCTGGTTTTTCTCTTAAACAAGAAGGAATTGGATACGCTATTATAACTGAAACACCATGTGTGATTGTAAATGTTCAAAGAGGTGGTCCGAGTACTGGGTTACCAACTGCACCTGCTCAGGGTGAAATAATGCAGGCTAGATGGGGAACTCATGGGGATCATTCAATTATTGCACTATATCCTTGGTCAGTAAAGGAAATTTATACTACAACAATTAAAGCATTTAATTTAGCAGAAAAGTATAGAACTCCTGTTATTCTTTTAATGGATGAAGTTATTGGACATATGAGAGAGAAAATTGATTTTTCAGAAGTAAATGATATTGAAATTGTAAATAGAAAGAAGCCAACATGTGCTCCGGAAGAATACAAAGCTTATAAAGTGCAAGAAGGAGATATAGTTCCAGAAATGGCTGGTTTTGGTGAAGGATATAGATTCCATGTAACTGGGTTAGTCCATGGAGAATCAGGATTTCCATCTGGAAATGAAAAAATTGCTGAATCATTAATAAATAGATTGATCGATAAAATTGAAGATAATGTAGATGATATAGTAGAAGTACAGGAATACTTAATAGATGATGCTGATGTTGCTATAGTAGCCTTTGGTTCGACGGCTCGATCTTCTAAATCAGCAGTAGATACTTTAAGATCAGAAGGTATTAAAGCTGGTTTATTTAGACCTATTACTATTTGGCCTTTAGCTGAAAAGCAGTTAATTAACTTATCTAAAAAAGTCAAACGCATAGTAGTTGTAGAAATGAATATGGGTCAGTACTTTTTAGAAGTAGATAGAGTTGCAGGTAAATACACTAAGGTAGAGAAATATAATCGTGTTAATGGAGAACTTATAACACCTGAAGAAATTATTTCTTTTGTTAAGGAGGTTTAA
- a CDS encoding oxaloacetate decarboxylase subunit alpha produces the protein MTGVKFTDTILRDAHQSLIATRMKLEDMLPIAEKLDNVGFYALEVWGGATFDSCLRFLNEDPWERLRSLRSAFKKTKLQMLLRGQNILGYRHYPDDVLEEFVKKSIENGIDIIRIFDALNDLRNIEKSIEFTKKYGGHAQAAISYTTSPIHNTKYFVDLARDMEKIGADSICIKDMSGILLPYPAEELVKEMKKVISIPIEIHSHFTSGIANQTYMKAIEAGADIIDTAISPLGNGTSQPATEPMIASLEGSPHYPSDINMELLLEVSDYFKVLRDRYLEEGLLNTKVLNVDVNTLIYQVPGGMLSNLVSQLSSQGAEDKFDEVLKEVPRVREDFGYPPLVTPMSQMVGTQAVFNVVLGERYKMVPNEAKNYVKGLYGKPTLPIPDDIKKKIIGDEEVFTGRPADLMEPQLNQFREEIKQYIEQDEDVLSYALFPQIALTFFKQRQAEKYKIDSELYNEEFKTYPV, from the coding sequence ATGACAGGTGTAAAGTTTACAGATACTATTTTAAGAGATGCTCATCAATCTTTGATAGCAACTAGAATGAAGCTTGAAGACATGCTTCCTATAGCAGAAAAACTTGATAATGTTGGATTTTATGCATTAGAAGTATGGGGAGGAGCTACATTTGATTCTTGCTTAAGATTTTTAAATGAAGATCCATGGGAAAGACTTAGATCTCTTCGTAGTGCTTTTAAAAAGACAAAGCTTCAAATGTTATTAAGAGGCCAAAACATATTAGGATATAGGCATTATCCAGATGATGTTTTAGAGGAATTTGTTAAGAAATCGATTGAAAATGGAATAGATATTATTAGAATATTTGATGCTTTAAATGATCTTAGAAATATTGAAAAATCAATAGAATTTACAAAGAAATATGGAGGACATGCTCAGGCTGCTATTTCATATACAACGAGTCCAATTCATAATACCAAATATTTCGTTGATTTAGCTAGAGATATGGAAAAGATTGGAGCTGATTCAATCTGTATAAAGGATATGTCTGGTATATTATTACCTTACCCTGCTGAAGAATTGGTTAAGGAAATGAAAAAGGTTATTTCTATTCCAATAGAAATACATTCGCATTTTACTAGTGGTATAGCTAATCAAACTTATATGAAAGCTATAGAAGCAGGAGCAGACATTATTGATACTGCAATTTCTCCTTTAGGGAATGGTACTTCTCAACCAGCTACTGAACCTATGATAGCGTCTCTTGAAGGATCACCTCATTATCCATCCGATATTAATATGGAATTGTTACTTGAGGTATCTGATTATTTTAAAGTATTAAGAGATAGGTATTTGGAAGAAGGATTACTTAATACTAAAGTATTAAATGTGGATGTAAATACATTAATATATCAAGTACCTGGTGGAATGCTTTCGAATTTAGTATCTCAATTAAGTAGTCAAGGTGCAGAAGACAAATTTGATGAAGTTTTAAAAGAAGTTCCTAGAGTAAGAGAAGACTTTGGATATCCACCTTTAGTAACCCCAATGAGTCAAATGGTTGGAACTCAAGCTGTATTTAATGTTGTATTAGGTGAGAGGTATAAAATGGTACCAAATGAGGCGAAAAATTATGTAAAGGGTCTATATGGTAAACCAACATTGCCGATTCCCGATGATATTAAAAAGAAGATTATTGGTGATGAAGAGGTATTTACTGGAAGACCAGCAGATTTAATGGAGCCTCAATTAAATCAATTTAGGGAAGAAATCAAACAATATATAGAACAGGATGAAGATGTTTTATCTTATGCATTGTTTCCTCAAATTGCATTAACTTTCTTTAAGCAAAGACAAGCAGAAAAATATAAGATTGATAGTGAATTATATAATGAAGAATTCAAAACATATCCAGTTTAA
- a CDS encoding histidine phosphatase family protein, with amino-acid sequence MTKIYLIRHGQSEWNKLNKIQGQRDTLLTELGKNQALLLGDRLANENIDMIYTSDLTRAYDTAKAISNRINKPLFVSDSIREINFNLWEGLTNEEVQEKYKDEYSIWLREPHKLNIQGVETLNSLQERAMKYINKIIKENNNKSIAIVSHGAILKTIILGLLDIEISHYKNISLSNVSLSIIECRDFNNVLKLLNDTSHLKEL; translated from the coding sequence TTGACGAAAATATATTTAATTAGACACGGTCAATCTGAATGGAATAAATTAAACAAAATTCAAGGGCAAAGAGACACACTTTTAACTGAATTAGGCAAGAATCAAGCTTTACTCTTAGGAGATAGACTCGCTAATGAAAATATTGATATGATTTATACTAGTGATTTAACTAGGGCTTATGATACTGCAAAAGCAATCTCAAATAGAATAAATAAACCTTTATTTGTCAGTGATTCAATTAGAGAAATTAATTTTAATTTATGGGAAGGCTTAACTAATGAAGAAGTACAAGAAAAATACAAAGATGAATACTCGATTTGGTTAAGAGAACCACACAAATTGAATATTCAAGGAGTGGAAACTTTGAATTCCTTGCAAGAGAGAGCAATGAAATATATAAATAAAATTATAAAAGAAAATAATAATAAAAGTATCGCTATTGTATCCCATGGCGCAATTCTAAAAACAATAATCTTAGGACTATTAGATATTGAAATCTCTCATTATAAAAATATTTCATTATCGAATGTTTCCTTAAGTATAATCGAATGTAGAGATTTTAATAATGTATTAAAATTATTAAATGATACATCTCATTTAAAGGAGCTGTAA
- a CDS encoding MurR/RpiR family transcriptional regulator translates to MEMYVDLIKNIQNNFNSLSKGQKQIAEFIINHYDKAAFMTASILGQTVDVSESTVVRFANTLGYDGYRDLQKELHELVKNKLTTVQRLSMSSEYTNKGNALKKAMRKDVENIEKTINEIDLNTFQESINLILKAENVYILGLRSSSFLAGYLGFYLSFILKNVKVIISGPNDVFEQLFRADSKDLIIGISYPRYSKRTLEALDFCREKGCKIISITDSLISPASKDSDISLIASSDMLSFVDSLVAPMSLINALIVSIGMEKKEDITSSFEDLEYIWNKYNVYDENSK, encoded by the coding sequence ATGGAGATGTATGTTGATTTAATAAAGAACATTCAAAATAACTTTAATTCTTTAAGTAAAGGGCAGAAGCAAATTGCAGAATTTATCATAAATCACTATGATAAAGCAGCATTTATGACTGCATCTATCCTCGGTCAAACTGTTGATGTTAGCGAATCTACTGTTGTTAGATTCGCTAATACTTTAGGATATGATGGTTATAGGGATCTTCAAAAAGAATTACATGAGCTAGTAAAAAATAAACTTACAACTGTGCAAAGGCTTTCTATGTCTAGCGAGTATACAAATAAGGGAAATGCTTTGAAGAAAGCAATGAGAAAAGATGTTGAGAACATAGAGAAAACCATAAATGAAATTGATCTTAACACATTTCAAGAATCTATAAATTTAATATTGAAAGCTGAGAATGTATATATTTTAGGGTTAAGATCATCATCATTTTTAGCAGGTTACCTAGGTTTTTATCTTAGCTTTATATTAAAAAATGTAAAGGTTATTATTTCAGGGCCAAATGATGTATTCGAGCAACTATTCAGAGCAGATTCTAAGGACTTAATTATTGGAATATCTTATCCTAGGTATTCCAAGAGAACTTTAGAAGCATTAGATTTTTGCCGTGAAAAAGGATGTAAAATTATTAGTATAACAGACAGTTTAATATCTCCAGCATCAAAGGATTCAGATATTTCTTTAATCGCAAGTAGTGATATGCTTTCCTTTGTAGATTCCTTAGTTGCACCTATGAGTTTAATCAACGCTTTAATCGTATCTATAGGTATGGAGAAAAAGGAGGATATTACCTCTTCCTTTGAAGATTTAGAGTATATTTGGAATAAATATAATGTATATGACGAAAATAGTAAGTAA
- a CDS encoding bifunctional 4-hydroxy-3-methylbut-2-enyl diphosphate reductase/30S ribosomal protein S1: protein MKIIIADNAGFCFGVKRAVDMTTSELSNSTNDVYSLGPLIHNAQAVKRFEENGLKTVEDIEGIKDSKIIIRSHGVTKSTIDKINDMKLDIVDSTCPYVKSVHKRVEDFYNRGYNIVIIGDATHPEVMGVNGWCNDEAFIVSSTDEAINLPKMDKICVVSQTTNTQDKFHDLSSIIKEKGNEVDIFNTICNATNQRQESCREVASKVDAMVVIGGFHSSNTNKLVEISRRYCSNVFHIETVKELPLQIISKFNTIGITAGASTPDWIIKEVVETMDNINHNEMMEAIENSFTRIHRGDILKGEVIFVTNNEVMVNINYKSDGIVNREELSNDPDVKPRDLYKQGDAIEVYVVKLDDGEGNVVLSAKRADDNKNWDIVEKAFIEKERVECKVINSVKGGLTVLVYGISAFMPASQVSINYVTDLNVYKGKTLIAKIIDFDKEKRRVILSRKEIEREELNNKRKELWTNIEVDQIVEGTVQRLTDFGAFVDIGGLDGLVHISDLSWNRVKNPSEIVKVGQSVKVRILGLDKDKNRISLGLKQTIEEPWKAFSNNVNIGDVVEGTVVNLMDFGAFVRLNEGVDGLLHVSQISKEHVNKPSDVLKIGNKINVKIIDINGEDKKISLSLKDAIEPNETETDYETHTKEDTDLTIGDIIDNN, encoded by the coding sequence GTGAAAATAATTATAGCTGATAATGCTGGATTTTGTTTTGGCGTGAAAAGGGCTGTGGATATGACAACTAGTGAACTTTCGAACTCTACTAATGATGTTTACTCCTTAGGACCTTTAATCCATAATGCTCAAGCAGTTAAGAGATTTGAAGAAAATGGTCTTAAAACAGTTGAAGATATAGAAGGGATTAAAGATAGTAAAATTATTATTAGATCTCATGGAGTCACTAAATCTACCATAGACAAAATAAATGATATGAAATTAGATATAGTAGATAGTACTTGTCCATATGTTAAATCGGTACATAAGAGGGTTGAAGATTTTTATAATAGGGGGTATAATATTGTAATAATCGGAGATGCTACTCATCCAGAAGTCATGGGAGTAAATGGCTGGTGCAATGATGAGGCATTTATTGTTAGCTCTACTGATGAAGCAATAAATTTACCTAAAATGGATAAGATTTGTGTAGTTTCTCAAACTACTAATACTCAAGATAAATTTCATGATTTATCAAGTATTATTAAAGAAAAAGGTAATGAAGTTGATATATTTAACACAATTTGTAATGCTACAAACCAACGTCAAGAATCATGTAGAGAAGTAGCTAGTAAGGTTGATGCGATGGTTGTAATAGGCGGATTTCATAGCTCAAACACAAACAAGCTGGTAGAAATAAGCAGAAGATATTGTAGCAATGTTTTTCATATTGAAACTGTAAAAGAATTACCTTTACAAATAATATCAAAATTTAATACAATAGGAATAACCGCAGGTGCTTCCACACCTGATTGGATAATTAAGGAGGTAGTTGAAACAATGGACAATATAAATCATAATGAAATGATGGAGGCAATTGAAAATTCTTTTACTAGAATCCATAGAGGAGATATACTAAAGGGTGAAGTAATTTTTGTTACTAACAATGAAGTAATGGTTAACATTAATTATAAATCTGATGGTATTGTTAATAGAGAAGAGTTATCTAATGATCCTGATGTTAAACCAAGAGACCTATATAAACAAGGAGATGCAATTGAAGTTTATGTAGTTAAATTGGATGATGGTGAAGGCAATGTGGTTCTTTCTGCAAAAAGGGCAGACGACAATAAAAATTGGGATATTGTTGAAAAAGCTTTCATTGAAAAAGAAAGAGTAGAATGTAAAGTAATTAATAGTGTAAAAGGCGGATTAACTGTTTTGGTATATGGAATAAGCGCTTTTATGCCTGCATCTCAAGTATCTATTAACTATGTTACTGATTTAAATGTATATAAAGGAAAGACTTTAATCGCTAAGATTATTGATTTTGATAAAGAAAAAAGAAGAGTAATCTTATCTAGAAAAGAAATAGAAAGAGAAGAACTAAATAACAAGCGAAAAGAGTTATGGACTAATATTGAAGTAGATCAAATAGTGGAAGGAACTGTACAAAGATTAACTGATTTTGGAGCATTTGTTGACATTGGAGGACTTGACGGGTTAGTTCATATATCTGATTTATCTTGGAATAGGGTTAAAAATCCTTCTGAGATAGTAAAAGTTGGGCAAAGTGTTAAGGTTAGGATATTAGGACTAGATAAAGATAAGAATAGAATTTCATTAGGATTAAAGCAAACTATTGAAGAACCTTGGAAGGCTTTTTCTAATAATGTTAATATAGGTGATGTAGTAGAAGGAACTGTAGTTAACTTAATGGATTTTGGTGCCTTTGTTAGACTTAATGAAGGAGTAGATGGGTTATTACATGTTTCACAAATATCGAAAGAACATGTTAACAAACCATCAGATGTCTTGAAAATAGGTAACAAGATAAATGTAAAAATTATAGATATAAATGGAGAAGATAAAAAAATTAGTCTATCTTTAAAGGATGCTATAGAACCAAATGAAACAGAAACAGACTATGAAACTCATACAAAAGAAGATACAGATTTGACTATTGGAGATATTATTGATAACAATTAA
- the cmk gene encoding (d)CMP kinase: MISKNIALAIDGPAGAGKSTIAKKTAEILSLEYIDTGAMYRALTLKILKENLDPQSEDDVVNIMKHTSIDFINNHIYLDGIQVDKEIRNNIINRNVSYIARFEEVRSGMVEIQRKLALTKSVIMDGRDITTVVLPNADYKFFVTASVDERARRRYKELLEKGEKQISFEQIKEEIINRDKLDSTREISPLRQSEDSYVLDTTNKTIDECVDEIISIVNGR; the protein is encoded by the coding sequence GTGATTAGTAAAAATATTGCCTTAGCAATTGATGGTCCTGCAGGAGCAGGGAAAAGCACTATTGCAAAGAAAACAGCAGAAATACTATCGTTGGAATATATTGATACTGGTGCTATGTATAGAGCGTTAACACTTAAGATTTTAAAAGAAAATTTAGACCCTCAGTCTGAAGATGATGTTGTAAATATCATGAAACATACTTCTATTGATTTTATAAATAATCATATTTATTTAGATGGGATTCAAGTAGATAAGGAAATTAGAAATAATATTATAAATAGGAATGTTTCTTATATTGCTAGATTTGAGGAAGTAAGAAGCGGTATGGTTGAAATTCAGAGAAAGCTAGCATTAACAAAATCAGTTATTATGGATGGCAGAGATATAACAACGGTGGTTCTTCCTAATGCCGATTATAAGTTTTTTGTTACAGCTAGCGTAGATGAGAGAGCTAGAAGAAGATATAAGGAATTATTGGAAAAAGGTGAAAAGCAAATATCCTTTGAACAAATAAAAGAAGAAATTATAAATAGAGATAAACTAGATAGTACTAGAGAAATTTCTCCATTGAGACAAAGTGAAGACTCCTATGTATTAGATACTACTAATAAAACTATAGATGAATGTGTTGATGAAATAATTTCTATAGTAAATGGGAGGTAG
- a CDS encoding NAD(P)/FAD-dependent oxidoreductase translates to MSEKICVVGAGPSGMMAAGIAGSKGKDVTLIEKNERIGKKLFITGKGRCNITNNAPIEDFFDNVMRNKNFLYSSFYTFNNLDIINLLESYGLKTKVERGNRVFPHSDKSSDVIKAFEKFLLSNNVKLLLNNNVESIDVKEGKFILKTKNGEMTFDKLIISTGGKSYPSTGSTGDGYKFAYKLGHEIVEIKPSLVPIEIKENWIKDLQGLSLKNVSLSASSRKKIIYEEFGEMIFTHYGISGPIVLSMSNYLHSKSNDNINLFIDFKPALDDHKLDTRILRDFELYNNKQIKNSLNDLLPQKLIPVIINLSEIDPDKTVNQITKEERSRLQNTIKKFPITFKSFRPIEEAIVTSGGISIKNINPSTMESKILPNLYFTGEIIDVDALTGGFNLQIAYSTGYLAGISV, encoded by the coding sequence ATGAGTGAAAAAATATGTGTTGTTGGTGCTGGACCATCTGGAATGATGGCAGCCGGTATAGCTGGATCTAAGGGAAAAGATGTAACATTAATTGAAAAAAATGAAAGGATTGGGAAGAAGCTATTCATTACTGGTAAAGGAAGATGTAATATAACTAATAATGCTCCAATAGAAGATTTTTTTGACAATGTTATGAGAAACAAGAACTTTCTTTATAGTAGTTTTTATACATTTAACAATTTAGACATTATAAATTTACTCGAATCTTATGGCTTAAAGACTAAGGTAGAGAGAGGAAACAGAGTATTCCCTCATAGTGATAAATCATCTGATGTTATTAAAGCTTTTGAAAAGTTTCTTTTGTCCAATAATGTTAAGTTATTGTTAAATAATAATGTTGAATCAATTGATGTAAAGGAAGGAAAATTTATTTTAAAAACAAAAAATGGTGAAATGACATTTGATAAATTAATAATATCAACAGGAGGAAAATCATATCCTTCTACAGGATCCACTGGTGATGGATATAAATTTGCTTATAAATTGGGACATGAAATTGTTGAAATTAAACCTTCGTTGGTACCTATAGAAATTAAAGAGAATTGGATTAAGGACTTACAAGGACTATCTTTAAAAAATGTTTCATTATCTGCTAGCTCTAGAAAAAAGATTATATATGAAGAATTTGGTGAGATGATTTTTACGCACTATGGTATTTCAGGACCTATAGTACTTTCAATGAGTAACTATTTACATAGTAAATCCAATGATAATATTAATTTATTTATTGATTTCAAGCCAGCATTAGATGATCATAAACTAGATACTAGAATATTAAGAGATTTTGAATTATATAATAATAAACAAATTAAAAATTCATTGAATGATTTATTACCTCAAAAATTGATACCAGTTATAATCAATTTATCTGAAATAGACCCAGATAAAACAGTTAATCAGATTACAAAAGAAGAAAGAAGCAGGTTACAAAACACTATAAAGAAATTTCCAATTACTTTTAAATCTTTTAGACCTATAGAGGAAGCAATAGTAACATCAGGAGGGATTTCTATAAAGAACATTAATCCTTCAACAATGGAATCAAAGATACTGCCTAATTTATATTTTACAGGTGAGATAATAGATGTGGACGCTTTAACTGGTGGTTTTAATTTGCAAATTGCTTATTCTACAGGATATTTAGCTGGAATTAGTGTTTAA
- a CDS encoding 2-oxoacid:ferredoxin oxidoreductase subunit beta has translation MPSQLVNEYFRTANLPHIWCPGCGNGIVTRAIVKAIDNLGLNKDDCCIVSGIGCSSRASGYLDFNTLHTTHGRALAFATGIKLANPKLNVIVITGDGDCSAIGGNHLIHAARRNIDITTIVFNNNTYGMTGGQYSPTTPTGDKGTTAPYGNIDMNFDLCELAKAAGATYVSRGTIFTANMLIKQVEEGIKSKGFSFIEAMTICPTYYGRKNKKGEAVDMMTYLKENAINIAAYDKLTDEQRAGKFVVGELYKNTRPEYTEEYQKIIDSFSKER, from the coding sequence ATGCCTAGTCAATTAGTTAATGAATATTTCAGAACGGCAAATCTACCACATATATGGTGTCCTGGTTGTGGTAATGGTATTGTTACAAGGGCTATAGTAAAGGCTATTGATAATTTAGGATTAAACAAAGATGATTGTTGTATAGTATCAGGTATCGGGTGTTCCTCAAGAGCTTCAGGATACTTAGATTTTAATACATTACACACTACTCACGGTAGAGCTCTGGCTTTTGCTACAGGTATTAAACTTGCTAATCCAAAGTTAAATGTAATTGTAATAACTGGAGATGGTGATTGCTCTGCTATCGGAGGAAATCATTTAATTCATGCTGCTAGGAGAAATATAGATATTACTACTATCGTATTTAATAATAATACTTACGGTATGACTGGTGGTCAATATTCGCCTACAACTCCAACAGGTGACAAAGGAACAACAGCACCTTATGGTAATATTGATATGAATTTTGACCTTTGTGAACTTGCAAAGGCTGCTGGTGCTACTTATGTAAGTAGAGGTACTATTTTTACAGCTAATATGTTAATTAAGCAAGTTGAAGAAGGCATTAAAAGCAAAGGATTCTCTTTCATTGAAGCTATGACAATATGTCCTACTTATTATGGAAGAAAAAACAAAAAAGGCGAAGCTGTAGATATGATGACTTATTTGAAAGAAAATGCTATTAATATAGCAGCTTATGATAAATTAACAGATGAACAAAGAGCGGGTAAATTTGTTGTTGGAGAGTTATATAAGAATACTAGACCAGAATACACAGAAGAATACCAAAAGATTATAGATTCTTTTTCAAAGGAGAGATAA